From the genome of Vitis riparia cultivar Riparia Gloire de Montpellier isolate 1030 chromosome 11, EGFV_Vit.rip_1.0, whole genome shotgun sequence:
GTCCCTCCTAGGAGCATCTATGACATGCTTTCTACCAATTTTAATGGgtttggatcttctaagagagggattgtaTTATGGCAAGCTGCGTGCATCGCTTTattatgggtggtgtggcgggaaaaaaatgcaaggatctttgaggataaaacaaggaattcagagaacctttgggacatgattcatttccttgcttctctttgggctttttgttctaaggcttttaaggggattccccttaatgtgatactccttgattggttagcggcgtgCAACTCCATTGGGGTGGCCTAACTCATAGCAATTGCCTGTAtctactttgtattttctcgcatttgtttcattgtagttttgtttttctttggtgggaagattcctcatccttctcttgtactttcctttttatcaatatatgcctttgtcgtttccaatcaaaaaaataaaaaaaaataaagacctTGGTATTTCAATCACTAAATCAAGAAAATTCAGGACATCTCATGTTATTATTTCCTAACATGGGAAGCCTAAGCAACCAACAAATTTGATGACCACTAGTGAGTTAACTAAGGGCAGTGCCGAGTGTAACAAATTCTTTTCTATTGAGGATCATGTTCCCTTGTGAAAGTTTCAGTGTTTACATTCAGAAAAATTTCAGCTCTtcagcttttattttttttcccctctcttCTTAGGGTAGGATTCCTCATATTTCATATTGCTTGTAACTAAAGTTTCATTTATCCAAAGTAAAAAACCACTTTCAAGTTCAGTGTTGTCAAAAGCAAAAGGCGATATCAAGGCAATAGGAATCCTTTTAGCCTAAAGTGAAAGGCAAAAAACAAGCCAATAGTCTAACTATagtaagataataaaatatatatatatatatatatatatatatatttacctaATTGATAATTAATCAATATAAGCATTGTCTTCAATAATCAAcactattaatttttcatcccTCATGAcgtcttataaaaataacaaatagtaataattattcaaaGTGTTAAATATCATACCCCACATCATAAGAAACATCATATTGTTTAGAGAAATTCATCTTATCCAAATGCATATTCTAATTTTCTAGATATCTAAAAatcagaataaaaaacaaaataagaaaataaacatcTTAGAGACGTTTTAGGTTTCATCATCATAGTCAtctgaaattaaatttttcatcacttccatcaaaACTAAATCGATAACCTCCATCTCATTATCACCATGATTGATAATATAATACTTCATCTTATACTCATTTAATCTAATGTTAggttaaattaaataacaatcTAAGTACATTTAATCTTAACTCATGATCAAAGACGACCACTTCTATGCTTTGAGCCTTATCCCAAAGCGTGCCTCTTTGAAATCGCCTTGCCTAGGTCTTCAAGAGGTGACTTTTATCTACCTTGCCTGGCCTAATGGCCTTGGTGACCAACGCAAGATTGCCTTTGATATCACTACTTTCAGCTCCAAACCCATCTCCACACTTTTTTAAAGCTTCTAATCCTTCCACATGCTAAATAGGTTATGAACCCATCTCTAACAACCGTTTCATAGAAAGCTTCATAGGGAAAGATTTTGACATTGGATTAGTTACAAAAAAGAGGATGACACTTGATGCACCAATACTTTATTTGTATGAAGGAAGAAGAGACTATTAACCACATTCTCCTTCATTTTGCCCGAGCTCAAGAATTATGGAGTTTGGTATTCTCCTTGTTAGGGGCAAAGTGGGTGATGCCTTAGTTAAAGAGGCTTTGTTAGGGTGGCATGATTATTTTATGGGTAAAAGGTAGAAGTAGGTTTGAAGGGTTATCCCATTGTGTGTTTTTTGGACTTTACGGAAGGAGAGGAACCAAAGATCTTTTGAAAGCAAAGAAATGTTTGTTCATTCGATTGTCTTCTACTTTCTTTGTAACTTTTATCATGGGTGAGGGTGTGCATTAATAAAGGCTCCCTAACCATGGTATATTTTATAGGTTGGTTAGGTTTGTCTTGATGGGGCAATTGTTTTTTCTGGCCTTTTTGTTACTTCCTGACTCCCTTTGCATATAACCTATGTACTTTGGCACACTTACAATTAGCACcttcaatatatttattttgtttacctatcaaaaaaaaaaaaaaaaaagagttttgtgtgtgtttttttttttttttttttgctcctttGTTAACCTTATTGATTGGCCTTCATTGCTAACATAGGTCTAAATTTGGTTTTTGCCTTCATTGCCAACAAAGGAATTTaatatttctctattttttttgataaattatttaatagaaGATTGTAAAAGGTCTTTGAATTTCTAGCTGATTTAAACCCAAATCTGGATCACATACATGGGCAAGTCTTTAGCAAAGAACCTCTTCCATCACTTAGAGAGGTTTGTGCCATTGTTAGAAAGGAAGAAAGTATACAAATTCTGCCATTAACCCAAGAAGACAGGAAACAAATCTCTTCACCAAAGAATAATTGGAACAACTATATAGGTTTATGAATTAGACACATTTTTCCTCTAATCCTTCTTCCTTTACCAAACCTAGCCCAAACAAGTAATTTTTAACTACATTGAAAGTCACCTTGAAAAATTCCATCCCTTGGTTCATAGATTCAGGGGCAACTAATCACATTACTAGTATGATGGAATACCTCATGTGCAACTACTAAATTGGTATTCCATCCCAATTTATTCCATCACTCCATTATCCCAAAAGATCACCACCCCTCGTTGCAAATGAGGTATCTAAAGCTTCCCATTCCAAAACCTGCTTACCACAATGCTTCTAATCAGCTCCTTGGCCATAAATTCTAGCTTGCTCTCTTGCAAACAAACCAAGTCAGCCCTTTGACAACTAAAAAAAGATTAGATGACCTTTCTCTTCACCATATTATTTAGCCCTCTAACATTCAATGGAATTTTTCTTAGCATTGTTAGGAAACAGAGGTGATAGCCCAGAACTTTTTATTCATAGAATTCCCTTAGCCTAGTTTGTCATCATAATTCAAAAAACATTCTGATTTATGCATTTCCCTTTCACGGCAAGACCATCCCCTACTATGCCTTTCCTCAAGGTGTTCAAAGCTCTCTTGTTCCTCTTAGCCCCAAACTTCCTCAATAAAGCTACAATCTGTCCAAAACCTTCAATTGGCATACCCAAAAATCAACTGAACACTGCAAACAGGTAGATAGTCGTGGGCTTGTACCAGAGTAGACAAGGAAACTTTATTTAAAGGAAGATCTtagcaggaaaaaaaaaaaggaaaagttaaACCCTACTTGAAGAAAGGGAAGTTAAGAATGAACTTCTCCAATCCCCTTTAGttataataatagcaataaaaACAACagtaaaaataacataaactTATACCATGCATCACATTCCTTAAAACTGACCAATGTTCAATGCGTTACCTAGACCGACTCTTTTCCAACATGACTCCATGGTAGACAAAACTTCTAACTTGGTCCCCAACAAAAATAATGCTTAGAAACTTCTTATTGACTAAGCTCTTGCATAAGTACAATAAGTGAATTTTCCATATGCAATTCTAGCATCATCCTTTACATAGTTCAATGCTAAATGTGCTTCATTATTTTGAGCTATCTAACATATAAATGCAAACAAGACATAACACAGCATCAAATGTAAGAAGTAAGCCCTTAAGTGGCTCATACTATGTTACAGCAGATCATGCGCTTTGCATGTCTAACCCATGCCTCAAAAGTGTTTCCCTTCAGCCTCATCCCTCAAAGTTATTAGCCCCATGTAACCCCTAAAACTATTGTGTTTCAAGGCAAAGTACTATAAAATTTGTGAACATGACAAAGAAAAAGGATCAACCGCACCACctcacaaaattaaattaaaaaagttatatattctaactgctaaataataaaaggatGCTTACCTATCAAGCCGGCAAATTGGACCTTTAGTAGCCCTGTGGAGAGATCTTTTGACAGCTGATTTCCAGGCAAAAGGAAATGAACCCCCCTGAAGGAAGCATACAAAGGACAGCTTTTGAAGATACATCATTAAGAAAACTGGAATGTTGGATGCAGAGAAAAAGCTTACCCAACCAAAACTCCTAGACAAATCATTGCCTGTTCCGAGTGGAATAATTCCAACAGGAGGAACTGGTTCACGATTCTGTTTGTCAAGCTCTCCAAGACTACCTAGCACCCAACCGACAGTACCATCTCCTCCTGCAACCTGTCAAAGCAACCGCCAAATAGCTTAGCATTATCAGCAACCACCAACTAGTTTAGTATTatccatgaaaataaaataattgggGATTATAATGTCCGATAAACATACCACGATCCTCATCTTTTCCCGGACCTCTTTAGCACATTGGTCTCCCTGTTCAGCCAACTTCTCTAGGCAACCCAATCCATACTGGATAAATTCATGGGGCTTCACAGCTGAGAGGTCAAACACCTGCATCACAATCAAGAACCAACTGTCCTATTAACAGAGAACTGTTCAACCATCCATTTTACATAGGCCAAAAATGCGAACTGAAATTTCCAGGGTTCTAATGACAAATCAAATTCAACCTAGCCGTTTGCTGCCAGTTATTTATAACGAttcatagtatttttaatggtcaattaaaataatgatattagAACAAACATGCCAATAATAaaccattataataataatataaataaataatataatttcaaaattcaaattttaagtaTATCAATTATCAGTTAGAGAAAAAAACAAGGACCTGTTCGCGACTCATCAACTCCTGAAGCCGCTCCTTCAGCTCAGGCCCGTGTCGACCACCGCTGCGGGAGTTAATAAACACAATAATGGGACACTCCGGCGACTCAGCATTCTCGGCTCCTTCGAGATGGTGGTCGCCGGCGTTTGGATCCTTGGAATTAATGGAATCGCGCATGGCAAGTCGAAGATATTGGGGCAATAAAATGATGCGCTTTAGTTCCTCTTTATCGATTCGGATTCCGGAGAGGCCGCAGCCGCGGAAGGAGTCAATGACCGAGGAGCGCGCCGCGACCCGAATTGAATCACCAACGGAGGAAGGCGAATCCATGGAATCGAAATTCGCTGAACTGGCTGAGTCAGAGAATGGGAGGGTATTGGAGGAGGCTACAGAACTTTGAAACTTGAAAATGATGTTGTCGCTGTTGTTCTTCATTGtaataaatataatagaaatatatgtaaaaataaataaataaaatagatatgGAAAAAGGAATGTAGACagagaaaatggtaaaaaagaTGGGATGGAGGTGATGGTGGTGGGGCCTATGATGTGCGCATCGCAGGCGAAGAACAGATGGGCGGAGGCTTCAGTTTTAAAACCGGTTCCTGgcagtttccttctcaaccatATGCCCTTCTCCCTCACCTCTATTTACACATACCAGCTCTTTCCCAATTCCTCACGTCATCATACGCCCTCTTCCCCTTTTCACCACCCCATTAATATTGGTCGATACTTACTATGTTTGACAACATTGtcgaaattaaattttgaaatgacttctaatttattttcgaaatgacatttgattgaaaatttaaaaattatttttatgatttattttgatgaatatattgcacatttatttataaaagtttttcaaaGTATTTTCACTAtagttattcaaaatattttattaaaaaaaaattgagacacttctaatttatttttaaaactaaagattattttaagtataatttcataaaatatttaaaaggaatattaatttgattgtgAGTTTAGAAGAGAATTGAATTAGAACATGTGGTGCATATGGCTGGTGCaaattaaggggaaaaaaaaaaagcatctaTCCTTTTCCACTTATGACATGTACCAAATATCGGTTTGTTGAATTCTttaattggaaataaaaataattaaattcccatgaaaataaaatataaatggaaaCCAATAACCTCTAGGTactctttttaacttttcattgTTTCacaaattgtatttttattaaatttatatatataagtattttaCTATCATTATTATGATTATAAACCTACTTAAATAGGATTaaggtttcaaaattttccgaattctccttctctttttctcttttacaatatttatagGAGAGAACACTTTCAAAGCTATGAGAGAAGCCTTATGTTATTTTATgattcttgcattttttttttttttacttgatcCCATATGTTGAGGTTTCGCGTCCCTGTGATCCACGTAGCTGTCAAATGGACGCACGCTCTCAACCAagattgagttctggttcagtTGTCCCTGTAAAAtatgtccggacacacccttcgatggttttgtcagccatggataGAGAGATTaatcagttggccttttactaggtatagcAAGCTTATCTTTTTCCTTGTGTGAAGGTCCATATATATATTGTCAGAAGTTCtgcctccctctttaatggtgagaagactttttggctcgtcatgatgcctctaggtggtggcagggccatcatcaccctacgggcggctgtcagagatcgtgggaggtgacttgccatcattcctgtcctttcgctctgcaggcggcAGAATATGGGCTATGGCAGGCTATCGGGATGACATAGCAAGGCATGCTCACTTCAGTCAACGATCCAGACAATATATTCGGATAGGATATGGCAGTCGTCTGGATGTGATATGGCGGTCGTTCGGATGTGATGTTTGCGAGTGTCGTGTGtctctccctgagggagtccggataggtgGGGCGCGCCACATGTCCCTGGGGGGagtccggatggagttgctccagACAGCGAGGTGCGCCACGTGTCGtaagggggaggggtccctacaatgccccccttttaACCTGCCGATTTTGCCCGGGCAGAATGAGCGGgttaaaatgattgtttttgaaACTGAGGCTACTTTTTCCGCTCATTGGGCCACGTGGTGAGCGGGGGCGAAGAGGAAGAAGAACATTTATGATGAGTCGTCGTCTCTGGGAATTCCTAGGCAGCGTGTCTTTTCAATAATGGCGCAGCTGAGCGGTTAGAATACCGAGAGGCTGTCTCTCATTTAAATAGCGGACCGAGTCCCTCactcttgcatttttttttctgcattttCTGCTGGTAGTGCTTTTTCTTCAGCCTTCTACGTATTCTTGTTTATGAGTGAGGTTCCAAGGTTTCTGCTAGCAACACTCGTGTCGTGACAGTGACTGCATCGCAGACTTCATCTCCATCTTCCCAGTTTACGCTCGGTACGTTCTCTATTCCTGCATTCTCCTTATTGCACTTGCTTTGTGGTTGTTTCTGATTTGTTGGGCAAGTTACTTGCGAATGGGGGTTGATACTGGCTTttagggcttttttttttcGGGGGGTTTTGACTGTGTTTTGGGTGTGTTTAGGGTTTCTGTTGCCCCCCTGCGCCTTTTGTGGGCTACCGATTCTTTTTTGGGTTTGAGACAAGGGTTGAGATGGGGATGTTGGTGATGTTAGGTTTTCTGAGCGTTTTTGGCGTTAAGGTTGTGGGGCTGGGTGCTTGTTTTTTACTGTTGGAATTCTGCCATGCATGTTCTGTTTCAACCCCAGTTTCAAAAATGTCTGCGAACAAGGAAGCTACTTCGTCTAGCTCGTCCGGACAGAGCAGCAAAGATGCATTTGGAGATGTTCACGCGGAGAAATCCGTAGACAAGCTGAATGTGAGGGAGTTTCGCGAACGCTTCTACATCCCGAATGGCGTGTCCGTTGAACTTATGGATGGAGAGGCCGTGTCAACTGAGAAATCTGAGGACAACGCTATCTTCTTCACCAATGAGCCATTCAATGTTGGGTTCCGGTTCCCCCTCCCATCGTTGTTCAAGGAATTTCTCCACTTCACCCAGATTTCCCCCGCTTACATTCATCCCAACATGGTTTgggtgctgatggggtgcaACATTCTGAGCATGCTGTTCAACCTGGACCTTTCACTATTGGAGGTTCTTTTCATCTACTCCATCAAGAAGGGGAAGAATGATATCTACAACTTTGTCGC
Proteins encoded in this window:
- the LOC117924673 gene encoding diacylglycerol kinase 3-like isoform X1, which translates into the protein MKNNSDNIIFKFQSSVASSNTLPFSDSASSANFDSMDSPSSVGDSIRVAARSSVIDSFRGCGLSGIRIDKEELKRIILLPQYLRLAMRDSINSKDPNAGDHHLEGAENAESPECPIIVFINSRSGGRHGPELKERLQELMSREQVFDLSAVKPHEFIQYGLGCLEKLAEQGDQCAKEVREKMRIVVAGGDGTVGWVLGSLGELDKQNREPVPPVGIIPLGTGNDLSRSFGWGGSFPFAWKSAVKRSLHRATKGPICRLDSWHVLISMPPGVIVDPPHSLKPTEECALDQGLDVESQLPEKVTCYEGVFYNYFSIGMDAQVAYGFHHLRNERPYLAQGPISNKIIYSGYSCTQGWFFTPCMSDPSLRGLKNILKIHIKKVNCSEWEQIRVPSSVRAIVALNLHSYGSGRHPWGNLKPEYLEKKGFVEAHVDDGLLEIFGLKQGWHASFVMVELISAKHIAQAAAIRLEIRGGEWKQAYMQMDGEPWKQPINNEFSTFVEIKRVPFQSPMISGE
- the LOC117924673 gene encoding diacylglycerol kinase 3-like isoform X2, whose amino-acid sequence is MKNNSDNIIFKFQSSVASSNTLPFSDSASSANFDSMDSPSSVGDSIRVAARSSVIDSFRGCGLSGIRIDKEELKRIILLPQYLRLAMRDSINSKDPNAGDHHLEGAENAESPECPIIVFINSRSGGRHGPELKERLQELMSREQVFDLSAVKPHEFIQYGLGCLEKLAEQGDQCAKEVREKMRIVVAGGDGTVGWVLGSLGELDKQNREPVPPVGIIPLGTGNDLSRSFGWGGSFPFAWKSAVKRSLHRATKGPICRLDSWHVLISMPPGVIVDPPHSLKPTEECALDQGLDVESQLPEKVTCYEGVFYNYFSIGMDAQVAYGFHHLRNERPYLAQGPISNKIIYSGYSCTQGWFFTPCMSDPSLRGLKNILKIHIKKVNCSEWEQIRVPSSVRAIVALNLHSYGSGRHPWGNLKPEYLEKISMF